Genomic window (Patescibacteria group bacterium):
CGCCGTTGACGTAGCTACTGGACTTAAAAATACAATAACAATTAAAGATAATAATATAACCTGGCCATACTCTGGTTATTTTGAAAATAGCCCTACGATAATAATTGAAAAAGACAACATTGAAGATATCTCTCATAGCAATTTAGATATAGATTTTATAATAAGGGCTTATGAAAATAATATTGTATTTACAAAAGATGATGTAACGAATTTAGCAAATATTTTTATTAAGAATTTATGGAATGGAGATATGAAAAATCCATTATTTCATAAATTCATAAATGGAGGAGAAGAAATTTATAATCGTATTCTAACAATATGGCACTTAACGGAACTGTCTCGTTTTAATCCTAAAATTAATGATATCGCCAAAAATTATTATTTTAGTCAGTGGGAGAGAAATAAGTGCCTTGTAGATAAATATGAAATGGACCAAAGAAATATAATAGCGCTTACAAAAATATTACTTAAAAATCATTAAAAAAAATTATAAATTTATGTGCGGGATAGTCGGAGTTATTAATTTAGACCAAAAATCAGTTGATAAAAAAGATATAGAGAGAATGACGCGAATCATAAAACATCGCGGCCCGGATGATGAGGGTTGTTTTATTGATAAAAATATCGGCTTAGGGCATTGTCGTTTGTCTATAATTGATTTATCATCGGCAGGGCATCAACCAATGAGTAATAAAGATGGTTCTATTTGGATAATCTTCAATGGAGAAATCTACAATTACCTTGAGCTGCGGAAAGAATTGGAAAAAAGGGGGCATTCTTTTCAATCTGATACCGATACTGAGGTAATTATTTGCGCTTATAAAGAATGGGGTGAAAAATGCCTTGAAAAATTCAACGGAATGTGGGCTTTCGCTATTTGGGATAAAAATAAAAAAGAATTATTTTGCAGCCGGGATAGATTTGGCATAAAACCGTTTTATTATTTTTTTGATGGTAAAATTTTCACTTTTGCCTCAGAAATAAAAGCCCTATTAGAATTAGGCATTCCCAAAAAACCGAATGACGCCTTAATTTATGATTTTTTAAAATTTGGAATGCTTGACCATACAAATGAAACGTTTTTTAAAGATATTTATAAACTTCCGGCGGCCTCCTGGCTTAAACTTGCATCAGATGGTAAAATAATAATTGAAAAATATTGGGACTTTGAAGTTTCGGATAAAATAGAAGATAAAATTCCTGACCAAAAATATACCGAACAATTTCGTGAATTATTCATTGATGCCATAAAATTGCGCCTGAGAAGCGACGTTCCAATCGGTTCCTGTCTTTCCGGGGGATTAGATTCCTCATCAATAGTTTGCACGGTTAATAAACTCCTTAAAGAAAAGAATGTTCCGAGCATAGGAGAGATACAAAAAACTTTTTCTTCTTGTTTTGCTAATAAAAAATTTGATGAAAGAGAATATATTGAAGAAGTTATTAAACATACCGGAGCTGAAAAAAACTATATTTTCCCCAAGCCCGAAGAATTCCTTGAAGAATTAGATAATTTAATTTGGCACCAAGAAGAACCTTTTTCTGGAACAAGTATGTTTGCCCAGCAAATGGTGTTTAAAAAAGCCAGAGAAAAAGTAAAAATACTACTAGACGGTCAAGGAGGAGATGAATTATTGGCTGGTTATAGAAAATTTTAT
Coding sequences:
- the asnB gene encoding asparagine synthase (glutamine-hydrolyzing): MCGIVGVINLDQKSVDKKDIERMTRIIKHRGPDDEGCFIDKNIGLGHCRLSIIDLSSAGHQPMSNKDGSIWIIFNGEIYNYLELRKELEKRGHSFQSDTDTEVIICAYKEWGEKCLEKFNGMWAFAIWDKNKKELFCSRDRFGIKPFYYFFDGKIFTFASEIKALLELGIPKKPNDALIYDFLKFGMLDHTNETFFKDIYKLPAASWLKLASDGKIIIEKYWDFEVSDKIEDKIPDQKYTEQFRELFIDAIKLRLRSDVPIGSCLSGGLDSSSIVCTVNKLLKEKNVPSIGEIQKTFSSCFANKKFDEREYIEEVIKHTGAEKNYIFPKPEEFLEELDNLIWHQEEPFSGTSMFAQQMVFKKAREKVKILLDGQGGDELLAGYRKFYFFYLLKLFKNKKIIKCFKTALPFFASIEVLKTLYVKNGLKYLFKTSKNNIIDNLLNPVFLKNFADRKLSFGYQNNLGKRLKEDLTKWSLPVLLRYEDKNSGTFGLEARLPFLDYRLVEQAAKMPLDQKMRLGWTKFILR